The Paracoccus sediminicola genome includes the window TGTTCCTTGTGGAACGCCGCGTTTCCGGCGCGGCGTCGCACGGCCATGAGGGCCATGAGGGCCATGAGGGCCATGAGGGCCATGAGGGCCATGAGGGCCATGAGGGCCATGAGGGCCATGAGGGCCATGAGGGCCATGAGGGCCATGAGGGCCATGAGGGCCATGAGAAATCGTCCACGGGTTCTACGCAAGCAGAAAAGGCCCATCATCACGCGGATGCTGTGACCAGCGCCGAGGCGTCCACTTCCTATGTTTGCCCCATGCACCCAGAGGTCACCTCCGACACGCCCGGCTCCTGCCCCAAATGCGGCATGGACCTCGTCCCTCAGGCCGAGGCCGGAGAGCACGCGCACCAAGGTCATCATGCGCATCACGGCCACGGCCATCACGCCAAACCGGCCTCGGAGCCGACAGGCCCCTACACCTGCCCGATGCACCCCGAGGTGACCTCCGAGACACCGGGTTCCTGCCCCAAATGCGGCATGGACCTCGTTCCGCAGGCCGAGGCCGGAGGCCACGCGCACAGTGGACATGGCAGTCACAAGCACCACGCGCACACGCCAGCCCAAGAGGGCCAAGGGGGGCACGCTGCGCATGGCGCACACGGGCAGCAGGATGCGCATAGCGAGCATCATGGCCACGCAGGCCACGGCGCAGCGCCCGACATCCCGGGGATCGAGCCACATTTCATGTCCATGGTCGAGCTGACGGAAGGCAAACCGGTCAGCCCCGACGGGTTGGTGATGGAATGGATAGACGCTCCATTCGGCCCATTCTTCCCGGGTCTGCCAAGCGGACTGCATATGGTTCTGACCCTCGATGGAGACAGCGTCGCGGGCGCCGAGATCAGAGGGATGGAGGCGGCAGCGCTGCCATCAGGCGTTGCTCTCGAAGACTTTGCTGCAAGTCTTGCAGACGCGGTGCCCCTGTCACCTGTGGCGATGCGCGAACTGGCCTGCCGCGCTGCCGAAGCTGCAACAGGGCAGACCGCGCCGAAAGACGTGCTGACGGCGCGCGCCGCGGCGGTTGAACGCGAAAGGATCGCAAGCCATCTCAACTGGCTTGCCGGGTTGGCTCGACAAGCGGGCCTTGCACCGCTGGGGCGCCGGGCGGCGGCCATGGAACACCGCGTCCGGACGGCTAAAGCGGATGAGGTGGCAGAGCAAGCAACCTCTATAACGAGCCTTCTGCACGTTGCACTCAACCGATCACTTATGGGACCAAAACTGACCGGGATCGGGACGCTTCAGGGAGCATCGGAAGGTCCTGTGGCACGTGCGGCGGGCCATGCGTCCGATGCCAGACACGGCGACGGGGTCTACGACGAATTAGGTTTCGAACCGATCACGCAGGATGAAGGCGACGCGATGGCGCGGCTACGCCAACGCTGTGCGGAGATTGCGCAAAGCCTTGATCTGATAGCCGAGGCGGGCGCGATTGCGATACCAGTGATGCCGCGTGCAAAAGGCGACGGCCATGGCATGGCCACACTGGAAACACCGCGCGGACCGGCAACCCTGCACCTGACATTGAAGGGTGGCATGGTTTCCTCGACCCATCTGACCACACCTTTCGCGGCACTCGCTGCGCATGTGCCCGACCTGATAAAGCAGATGGAACTTGCCGACGCACTGACCGCAATCGCCTCGCTCGATCTTGATCCCTGGAGCGCGTCACAATGAGTATCGCGATGATCCTTTTGGCGCTTGCTGTCGGCTGCTACGCAGTGGCCGTTCTGGAAAGCTGGGCGGTTCACGGACGCCTGAGCCTGACACGCCCGGCGACTTCGGCACTTGCTCTTTTGGGCCGTGAACAGATCATGCCCCGCACGCCCGACCGGCTCTTCTTCGAATCCGGCCCGGTCCTACTGCTGGTCGCGGGATTGCTGTCGGTGGCGGTGATCCCGCTGGCGCCGGGGCTGATCATTACCGATCTGGCCATTGGCGCGTTGTTTCTGAACGCCGCGCTGGCCTATGTACTGGTTGCCCTTATCATGGCGGGCTGGGGGCCAAACGGAGCTTATGGGATGATCGGCGGCTGGCGCTTTCTGGGCCAGTTCATCGCCTATGCCATG containing:
- a CDS encoding heavy metal-binding domain-containing protein — encoded protein: MLIAGPLPTALADAASVVWAQMPRPRCILALGEVDLGPLPTADVTAEMSQAGLISGLEDLRKLLRNGAFAPDITEFDAPALSERIEYTCPMHPEVVSDEPGKCPKCGMFLVERRVSGAASHGHEGHEGHEGHEGHEGHEGHEGHEGHEGHEGHEGHEGHEGHEKSSTGSTQAEKAHHHADAVTSAEASTSYVCPMHPEVTSDTPGSCPKCGMDLVPQAEAGEHAHQGHHAHHGHGHHAKPASEPTGPYTCPMHPEVTSETPGSCPKCGMDLVPQAEAGGHAHSGHGSHKHHAHTPAQEGQGGHAAHGAHGQQDAHSEHHGHAGHGAAPDIPGIEPHFMSMVELTEGKPVSPDGLVMEWIDAPFGPFFPGLPSGLHMVLTLDGDSVAGAEIRGMEAAALPSGVALEDFAASLADAVPLSPVAMRELACRAAEAATGQTAPKDVLTARAAAVERERIASHLNWLAGLARQAGLAPLGRRAAAMEHRVRTAKADEVAEQATSITSLLHVALNRSLMGPKLTGIGTLQGASEGPVARAAGHASDARHGDGVYDELGFEPITQDEGDAMARLRQRCAEIAQSLDLIAEAGAIAIPVMPRAKGDGHGMATLETPRGPATLHLTLKGGMVSSTHLTTPFAALAAHVPDLIKQMELADALTAIASLDLDPWSASQ